NNNNNNNNNNNNNNNNNNNNNNNNNNNNNNNNNNNNNNNNNNNNNNNNNNNNNNNNNNNNNNNNNNNNNNNNNNNNNNNNNNNNNNNNNNNNNNNNNNNNNNNNNNNNNNNNNNNNNNNNNNNNNNNNNNNNNNNNNNNNNNNNNNNNNNNNNNNNNNNNNNNNNNNNNNNNNNNNNNNNNNNNNNNNNNNNNNNNNNNNNNNNNNNNNNNNNNNNNNNNNNNNNNNNNNNNNNNNNNNNNNNNNNNNNNNNNNNNNNNNNNNNNNNNNNNNNNNNNNNNNNNNNNNNNNNNNNNNNNNNNNNNNNNNNNNNNNNNNNNNNNNNNNNNNNNNNNNNNNNNNNNNNNNNNNNNNNNNNNNNNNNNNNNNNNNNNNNNNNNNNNNNNNNNNNNNNNNNNNNNNNNNNNNNNNNNNNNNNNNNNNNNNNNNNNNNNNNNNNNNNNNNNNNNNNNNNNNNNNNNNNNNNNNNNNNNNNNNNNNNNNNNNNNNNNNNNNNNNNNNNNNNNNNNNNNNNNNNNNNNNNNNNNNNNNNNNNNNNNNNNNNNNNNNNNNNNNNNNNNNNNNNNNNNNNNNNNNNNNNNNNNNNNNNNNNNNNNNNNNNNNNNNNNNNNNNNNNNNNNNNNNNNNNNNNNNNNNNNNNNNNNNNNNNNNNNNNNNNNNNNNNNNNNNNNNNNNNNNNNNNNNNNNNNNNNNNNNNNNNNNNNNNNNNNNNNNNNNNNNNNNNNNNNNNNNNNNNNNNNNNNNNNNNNNNNNNNNNNNNNNNNNNNNNNNNNNNNNNNNNNNNNNNNNNNNNNNNNNNNNNNNNNNNNNNNNNNNNNNNNNNNNNNNNNNNNNNNNNNNNNNNNNNNNNNNNNNNNNNNNNNNNNNNNNNNNNNNNNNNNNNNNNNNNNNNNNNNNNNNNNNNNNNNNNNNNNNNNNNNNNNNNNNNNNNNNNNNNNNNNNNNNNNNNNNNNNNNNNNNNNNNNNNNNNNNNNNNNNNNNNNNNNNNNNNNNNNNNNNNNNNNNNNNNNNNNNNNNNNNNNNNNNNNNNNNNNNNNNNNNNNNNNNNNNNNNNNNNNNNNNNNNNNNNNNNNNNNNNNNNNNNNNNNNNNNNNNNNNNNNNNNNNNNNNNNNNNNNNNNNNNNNNNNNNNNNNNNNNNNNNNNNNNNNNNNNNNNNNNNNNNNNNNNNNNNNNNNNNNNNNNNNNNNNNNNNNNNNNNNNNNNNNNNNNNNNNNNNNNNNNNNNNNNNNNNNNNNNNNNNNNNNNNNNNNNNNNNNNNNNNNNNNNNNNNNNNNNNNNNNNNNNNNNNNNNNNNNNNNNNNNNNNNNNNNNNNNNNNNNNNNNNNNNNNNNNNNNNNNNNNNNNNNNNNNNNNNNNNNNNNNNNNNNNNNNNNNNNNNNNNNNNNNNNNNNNNNNNNNNNNNNNNNNNNNNNNNNNNNNNNNNNNNNNNNNNNNNNNNNNNNNNNNNNNNNNNNNNNNNNNNNNNNNNNNNNNNNNNNNNNNNNNNNNNNNNNNNNNNNNNNNNNNNNNNNNNNNNNNNNNNNNNNNNNNNNNNNNGTCTCTAAATTATTGATCGTTGATTGGCCACTCGCCTTAGTTATGACTTTACGCCTAAACTAATTAAGTTGTGCCACAAGTAATCGTGGTGCAACTAATTTTAGTAGCTTTAAGTGGCTATGGTATAAGTGGGATAACACTTTTAATACGTTCCATGATTGTAAAGGGTGACGCGGGGAACTTCTGTAAAATATGTCAGAATAATCCCATATTATGGCATAACATTAAAGCCTCAGAATTAaaattacttaagtaaatgtatttagttctACCACTGCTGTATTTACATAATTCATGTAAAGAATTATTTAAACTGTTTGAGGCAAAAAGATGTAAAACTAtctaacatttctttaaaaagttagTATTTGAGAACTCAAAAGTAATTTGTGTatcagaattgtttttttttcttctttcctttcctatTATTCATCTCACAATCCCCCAGATTTATCTGGTGACTCCTTACAATATGAAGTTAAATAGGGTGCCAAATGTGAGAACATTTTAACTTGTTTACAATATTCACACACGTGAGTTGAATGTGAAGTCACAGAAtaaatattcacaaatgtgtAGACTGATATTTACATGAATACAATCACAGCTGCTAACTTGTAATACAacatttacttacttacatacTGTATTAACACAATGAGAGCACAAAGCGATTATCAGCCACAGTCCAGATAAAAACCTCACCAGCTTCATACTCCGTGTGATAAGCTCAAGTCTTCCTTTTTAAATTCAGTCACCTTTTGAATCAGGTGATTAGAGGATTCTTTCAGACTGAATGTTTTCAGTAGTTTTATTCTAAaactaatcaactaatcattattttcatagtcgactaatctgttaattatttgattaattgactagtcacgattatttgtcaccccctaaccctaattaaaccatttaactaatgaaatatctttcaagtgaattactgatctctAACACACAGCCtgaggtttactattcagaatgaacactagTATCAACGCGCACCCGTTTCGAATGGTATCACTCGATTGAATGGGCGTTATCAGTGGTTATCAGCTCATATATAAGGGCCAGCAGGGGCCTGCTGCGCCTACTGGTAGGCTCAGAAGGCTGTTATCATCCATCCACATGGTTAATCACCGACAAATACAAGAGAAGACTCCAGATCCAATACCAGAGGAATCCAGCTCGCCGGTAATCGGAGGTCTACTGAATGACGCAGCAACGTTGCAATATTTCGCGCTTGATATTTTCAGGTAAGaacatttaaatgataaaaCCGAGCATTTAAACCGAAATTAATTAGTCAATAAGGgaaaacaatacataaaatgtgttttaatgttgcgTGACATGAGTGTTGACATGAGATAAGCGTATTGCGATTATTTTGGCTAACGTtatataggctaacgttaggcCCTATTACGTTACGTTATTAGCCCAACATTACGTTActtacttgctttatttgagCATTAACGTTGCTAATAAGCATGTTTTTACGTATGAAGCTAATGGGGAAATTTAGTTTCTAGTTAAACGCAAAGTTAGCCtgtaaaaattactttttccaCACTGTAAGGCTTATTGCATAATATTGTATGCTCGTTAACGCCCATCATAGGCCTAACCTTACTCCTATTGACTTATGAGTGAAATATTAAACCCATGACGTATTTTATGGCTGTTTGGGTACCTTGGGATCTTGACTAGaatgtaaaataaagttttgtggGTTTGAAAAAAGCTTGGATGGATTTGATCCCACAGGAGGTAGCTTACAATGACATTCATGCAAAAGACGAATATTAGGAATCTATTAGAAGTAAATATAGActgtggtgtctgtgtgtgtcacatttatTGCTGTCCTTGACATTgaacttgaaaaaaaaagtctatttatctatctgtctgcctgcctgtgtgtgtaacATTAATATATCTTTACCTAACTTTTTTGTCTCCCACAGCATCAATTTCCAGTGGATTGAAGGACTTCTGTGGTAGGCTaagtttgttttattacttCCATGCTCTATCTCTTTGTTGAACAATCTAAAATTTGGTTTTGGCCTTTTTAGAGAGAAGGGCCCGTTCACAAATCTGTCTTGTGCAagtttttctgtttatgttttaGGTTGAAGATGGCCCAGAGAGGTAAGCCTTGCAGTTGCTAATCTAGAAGCATTAGGCAAGTGTGTCTGAGAACGATGGTATGATCTGCAacactgtctttttttattactgatttataACTGActagatttttctttctttgttgttaTTCAACAAGAGAGAACTCCCATTAATGGGAATCAAAAGGAAACCCTGAAATCCTTTTTTACGAATGGAATGACACGAGTTGGGTCAAAATTAATTCCAAGTGCTGCATCTGCTACTGGTTTGGACACCAGTGTCATAGAAGTAAGTTTTACTTTAGTGCCACACtaacaaacaacatgtcaaataaatatatcattCTGCTGCACTGCTTGTAAAAATGAagaattttgttaaaatactgtttaattGGTGTAATACTCTAtcgttattttttgtttttgtttttcagaactGGATCGGTAATTACAAAAGATCACAAATTTCAAAACCTTTGTCTGAACCCCGTCAATCAAAGGCAAAAGTTCACGTCAGAGAGCTGTCGCCTTACAATCTTTTTTGTAGGGACATATTCAAAAACAAAGGTGAGAGACAAAATTGAACGGCTTCTTTTAATTGTTATACtaaatggtttgtttttgtacatagTGGCCCTGTTGACATCAGGGGTTTACAAAGGTCATGAAACAGATTTTCAAGATAGTATTTGGCAAGTACTTCACTCACGCAAGTTGCATTCATCAACGTAAGACTGCTGTGTGTATTGAAAAGAATCATCAGGTCATCTACTTTACATGTTATCTTGTTTTTACAGAGTTGTTACAGAGAAATGGGTTTCACAACCCAAGTAAACCAGTGTGTTGGACAGATTGTCGTTGTatgaatttactttaaaaaaagagatgcTGAATCTAAAGTGTTAAGTTTTCTGTGCATCTATTTTTTCCTCAGGCACAATGAATGACATTAAGGGCAGGTGGGCCACATTGGGGGAAGATGAAAAGAATAAATACTTTCAAGAGGCAGCAGCACTGAGGGCACATGGGCAGACACAGGACCTTAGCCCAGAGATGAGGGATGCCCGAATTAAAATGCACCTTAAGAAGCTGAAGTTAGAGGTTTGGAAAATGGCTTCATTTGCTAGGCATTTGTGGTATTATTTTAGTATTAGATGGAAGGATGATCGACAGCAATTGTGATGCGAGCAGAACATTGTGACAGACAACTGGATTGTTGATTTGTAgatttttttcataatttcaaATGAATTCATCCCAAATAAATATTCCAGCTGATTGTTGTTTACATGGCTATCAACATCAAATATTCTCACTTTGAAGAACACCTCTCAAACTACATTCCTACTGGTTGGGCTAGTCTATTCACATCAAGGTGGTCAATTGAAGCATTAGTAGTCACAAATGGCTATGAGTCAAAATTATTGAATTTGGACTCTATGTAAACAACTAATTTATAGTTAATGTACCCTGGGTGGTCCTTGACCACTTATTTGccacatgtgacaacactgtttTCATATATTTCCAAGCCCTGTTATGAGTTTtttcttcagtgtgtgttgaatttttaaaagtaggttttgtgtttaatcaacTATTTACTATTTTTGTGGTTGTCTTCTTCTATTGTAAAGGTGTCCAAGCTTGAGGATTTGGGTGTGGAAACAGCCATTCTATCATTTGACCGCCAAAAGTCCTCATTAGAGGTGTTTGAACTGAGCAGCAAAGGAGCCACTGATTTCCTTGATACAACGGAGACAGTGAACAACTTCGCACTGCATTTCAAAGGTATTGGTTATATAAAAATCCACAGAAATGGACTCAGGCCTGTAATAGTGCAAATATACATAATACAGTTTTATGAAATTATTGTTGTCTGTTGTTACATCTGTAGCCAGCTCCTCACCCGCAACACCCAGTACCAGAGAACATGTCAGTGTTCTGGTAGGAAAAGTGCAAGATCTATTCAACCAAAAATATAGTAAGCATAAGTTCAAATACTTTTAATCCCTTCATGAATCCATGGCATTATTatcaaatgaataaattatttaatgtgCCCATCAACCATTAGATTGACAccttaccaaaatgtctgtttgcAGCCTGTACACTGGCTATCAACTAGAGGGGAGAGTCACAATTGTCCAACTGTGTAACATTGTGTAacgtgtgcatgcatgtttgtgcCCGTGTATTTCAGAGGAGGCCGGAGGTACTGGGAGGCTTCCCTACCAGTCCCTGGTAAATCAGGGCATGACCATTAATGTAGCTGGACTGCCCACAAGTCTTACCCTCAGGAAGCCTTCCTTTTATGGAAGGAACCAATTGGTCGAAATTTTGAAAGCTGCAGAGGAGATTTCATTTGAAATAAGTAAGTGACATTACCATTACCAGTGTCTTTCTCCACTTGTGTTTTAGCAGACCATTTGGCTCTATGCAAAGTGGGGAAAATAAGTTAACTAAAGAATAATACTGGCCTACATGTAAGTCTTTGTATAGTTTTGGGGCATtgcatctctctctgtcccttcACCGCAACCGttcaaggcagatggccgcccaccctgagccatggttctgacGTATCTGCCTTTTAAAGGGGTCATTTGATGCgatttcttgtttttctttctctttagtGTGTTATGTTAGTCTGGGTTTCCCCATACTGCCTTCTGCAGCGCGATTTTATTCGAGCTGAAAGGCAGCATGGATACCATGGTCCAGATATTCGCCTCATTTAGGGAACCAATCACAGAACGGGGAGGGAGCAGCAAGACGATGACGACATCtatgcaacacacacaagcagtttGTTTATATTCGGCAAtagtttatattttgtttttattcggCAATAGTCGCTGAACGTTATTGTTTACACAAAAATATCTTACCCATCGTCTTCTTCCTTGTCTAATTTCTGTCGCTCTACATACGTCATCTGGTATAATTGAAATGATTGGCTATGAGCTACGTACAGGCGCATTTGATAGACATTCTTAGCACCCAATAAACGGCGCCGGGCATTCGTAAACCACGCCTCAAATACGAGAAAATGTGCATATGGTTCCCAGACCCAAGTCTCAACGAGAATTGGGTCTGGCGTTAGCCAGGCTAGTGTTATGTAGCTGTTTGTGCATGTATAAGATCTGCAGGGTTACAAAGATCAAAGTCTCAAACCCTAAAGAGATATTCTTTATAAAAGTGAAGGCTCAGCCACACCTTCCTAAAACACTTCGTTCAAACACACCCCCTCATCTCTACGTCAGTGTGTGGGGGCAGAGTTCCATAACACCGCCCAAATGTATACGCAAAGAAGGCATAACTTTTATCCGTGCCGGCATGTCGTAAAGACGCTGTGTTTTTCGTTGCGAAAGCCCAACTACTTTGTTTGGCTTTCCAAAAGAGGACACAGTTAGAAAACAGTGGCTAAGCTTTATTTACAACACTGTTCCAGAACAGTACAACCCAAATATTCGACTGTGTGCTGCGCATTTTTCAGATGACTGTTTCTAGCACCTGGGAGAGCTCAGACTATGTCTTTGTCGTTTCAACTATAACAAATGCAATACTGATGCTTACCAATCTGATACATTCTGGTCCAGTCGCGCTGGCAACGTTGATCGATTAGCTTAGTCATCTGCATCATCCGGATCATATTCCGGCTCTAATTGATAAGGTAGGACTGACATTATAATCTCTCAATATTGCTTTGGGAGCTGATGTTCCAGATATGGTAAGAAGTGTGATATTTCCATCAGGTGCTTAAGGTATTTGGGCCAATCACAATGCACTGGATTTCTGGCTAATCAGAGCACACAGCGCTTTTCTGAATGATGAGCTTTATTTAACCTAAAACCGCATAAATGCCTTGCATTAaaccaaatacacaaaataatgttatttttagaACCATCATATGACCCCTTTATAaagaagtttttccttgcctccgTCACATACAGTAGTGCTTGTTCATGGTGGGAATTGGATTGGGTATTTGTTAACAATATTAtaaagagtatggtctagacctacCGTACTCTGTTTGTAAAGTGCTGTGAGagaacttttgttatgaattggcgctatataaataaaattgaattgaaacagATTCAGGTTATAGATTCTGTATGTGTCTTTGACAGTTTATAAGGGATGTGACACTATTTCTCAGCTTTATCATTATCCTGAATATCCTATAGATGTTTAGTTAAATATGACTAGTGACTGTGGCCCTTGGCAATGGTTTTCATCTTTTTCATGCTCATCAAACTATTCACTAATTaaattatatgtatataattcCTCCGAATTACATTCCTTCATTGATATATTCACTGCTGTGTGATTCATTATTTTCCTCCAGGACTATTGCAGGAAGGCCAATTATTNNNNNNNNNNNNNNNNNNNNNNNNNNNNNNNNNNNNNNNNNNNNNNNNNNNNNNNNNNNNNNNNNNNNNNNNNNNNNNNNNNNNNNNNNNNNNNNNNNNNtctctctctctctctctctctctctctctctctctctctctctctctctctctctctctctctctctctctctctctctctctctctctctcaaaattcaatttaattcaaattagctttatgtAGAAgttatttatgtatgtacatatttatacctctctctctctctcaattcaatttcattttaatttcaagttaattcagctttattggcatgaatgtacaAAAGAACAACTGatttcatacagttcattaaataaagtaaatcaaacagtaaaagtgtatgtttgtgtgttttaaaaaaataaaattaaaaaacaaaaatattgtgtATTGAACACTGTGAGCACTGTTTTTGCATAAGAAAGCAACATgtaactctctctgtctctttctccagTGCTGGGAGTTTGGTATTCCTCTGTGCAGGGAGCTGGCCTTCCAGTATGAATCTCTGTATGACTACCAGAGTCTCAGCTGGATACGGGTGAGCTGCAGGACGCTGTCGGTGACTCAGAGAACACAAACACcgacaaaacacaacagttcTCCTATTTCTGTTAGACTATAAGACACCATTCATATGCCacttatgtaaaaatatatcaacTGCCTCAGTCTGAGCTCTGAATAACTGATATGCACTCACATACATAATGatctaaaaatataacagtAGAGTGTAAATCTGCTTTATAGATTCTGAcagtaaaagaaataaattaaattaataattaaattttgaCTAAAGTATGACTCCACCCTCCTCATcttctttcttttgtgtgtgtagaaaaTGGAGGCAGCGTATTATGACAACATTATGGAGCAGCAGCGTCTGGAGCCGGAGTTCTTCAGGGTCGGGTTCTACGGCAGGAAGTTCCCCTTCTTCCTCAGAGTGAGTTAAACATTTATCATTTAGATGAGTTGTACATTATTAACTTCTTTTAAATGCTTACAGATGCAAGTGtactgtataaaacattttctcagaggtAAGTTGTTattaataaaacagataaaagactTAAAGATGGCGTACTAGCTAGAgtatttatactttatactaGAGTTAAACATTCGGTTCTGGAAGtaaacatatttcttttaattaaacttaTTAGTAAACGTATTACTACTTTATTTTCCCATAAACCCTCTAATAACATGCCTTTTATACTTACTTTGCTCTGTTTcgtttggatttattcacaccaGAACAAAGAGTTTGTCTGTCGCGGCCATGACTATGAAAGGCTTGAGGCCTTCCAGCAAAGGATGCTGGGAGAATTCCCACAGGCCATTGCGATGCAGCACCCCAATCAGCCAGATGAGGCCATCCTGCAGTGTGACGCACAGTGTATCCTTCAGCAAAAGAGAAAGCACCTGTTTgtctgattgattgattttgaaCAGTAATACACCGCTCACGTGTTCGTAAGGAGCAGAATGAGAAACTAAAAACCGTCCGATTCCATTTGCAGTCATTTCTTTGACCTCCCTCCTCCTCGGCTCAGACCTCCAGATCTACGCAGTGACGCCGGTACCGGACAGCGTCACCGTCCTCCAGATGGACAGAGTCCCCGATCGCATCAAGAGCTTCTACCGCGTCAACAACGTTCGCCGTTTCCGATACGACCGACCCTTCCACAAAGGACCCAAAGACCGAGACAACGAGTTCAAGGTGAGTTCAAACGCTCTTCCTCTGGTTTGGTTGCAGCTTCTACTGGTGTTaagatttctttctctttgtctgttctgtttgtttttgaaatgcAGTCTGCACGTCGTTTCTATAATTAGACATCTATTAACTAAAAGATAGACTCTAATATAAGAGAAactttacaaaaaaatgtatgtgtggaTGGTAACTCGTGCAAATACTCACAAAAAATCAATGAggagtgtttctttttttatttatttagaaactAAATATAGTAGTTAAACACAGTGGAGCAGTCCCATCACAATTAAACCGTAATCTGTCTGTTTCATTAACGAATTGTTTTAAAGCATTCCTCTTCAAGCCATTATAGTGTTTTCATATTCTGTCAGCTCATTACTTTAATTCACTTTGCATCGAAGGTGATTAGAAGCTTTAATAAAACCCAGTGAGACTCCAGAAGTCCAAACTGTCATAAAACAAATCTGACTTGTACAGTAGATTACAGTGTAATTTGCAATGGTTATATTTAACGATAATGATATTGGTGTAGACTAATGAGTGAGGTTTCAGGCGTTCACCTCGTGGGATCAGTTTCTCTCACTGCTTGTTGTGTCGTGTGTTTCAGAGTCTTTGGATTGAGAGGACGACCCTGATCCTCACCCACCCTCTGCCTGGCATCTCACGCTGGTTTGAGGTGGACAAGAGAGAGCTGGTGAGTGAAtgagatagatagacagatataTTTTCAATACTTACTCCACCAGTTTATAAAAGTCTTTAAATTTGCTGTCCTGGACTCTCACTCTGACTCCCTCGTCTCTCACTCAGGTGGAGGTGAGTCCGTTAGAAAACGCCATCTCTGTGGTGGAGAATAAGAACCAGGAGCTGCGGACTCTGATCAGCCAGTACCAACACAAGCAGCTGCACGGCAACATCAACCTGCTCAGCATGACTCTGAACGGAGTCATCGACGCCGCCGTTAACGGAGGCATTGCCAGATACCAAGAGGTCGGAGAGAAAGTTAGAAacaatgttaaatatttagCTCAGCTCATCAGGCAGAGCCGTTTCTGAAGCAGGTGTTTTACCCTGAAAATGTAAACCTGTAATAGCACATGCTAACTGAACTCCTTTTAAGGATTTTGAGTGTTGtttagttgtttttattcaatGTAGATAATTAAACATATAGTGGGAGGCTTGTTAAATGCTTACCAAGGTTCTTTATGACTGTAATATGTGAAATTATTAATGTTAAAGCAATAATAATAGCTTGCTTTGCTGCAATAATCCAAAAAGCAGTtgtaattttaacccaaatccACATGCAGACACATTCATAGGAACTATTGAAGCTAATGCTCAGCTGTCATCGCTGTTCAAGCTGTCTAATAATAACTGTATAACATGATAATTACATGAATTAGCGACATTAGTGGCTTCACACCAATATTAAAGATGCATGACGTTTGTGAATAAAAGTTATTTGgtaatttaataataaagttTTACAAAGCTGAATGAttagtttattttcttctttgtccccaGGCCTTCTTTGATAAGGAGTACATCACCAGCCACCCTGAAGACACAGAGAAGATCACACAGCTCAAAGACCTGATGCAGGAGCAGGTGAGACATTAACCAGTGTTGGCGCCGCGTGGTGAACATGCTCTGCATCTGCTTTCATTTACAAGACTGATTCTGGCTTTAGACAAAAAGTCAGGAGGTCACCAAAAATCACCAAGAGTCACCCTATAGTGAGATAGAGtgcaaatataaacaaataaactaaatattagaataaagatcATAAGAAGTTAATGATAAAGATGATAGATATGAGAAGTGGCAATATAGTATGTACATTATAAAATCTGAACAGGTATATAGTTCATTCAAAACGTTTAATGATTGTGTCCATAAAATTGCATGTGATGTCTCACACTGTGACTCAGAGTTGTAATGGTTGTAATATATGGAGAAACAGAAGTCCAGGGAGAAACAGGGAGATTTAAACAGAGGAGAACAGAACAGAGCTGAAACAGACGCTGGAGCCACCTCAGCCCCTCATGCCGCCACCGTCCGTCTCACAGCATGAGCTAGATGAGCTGTAATCCTGCAAACGACAGCGACCATCAAAGACCACACAATGTCATAGTAATCAGTCCAGTAGATATAAAGTATTGTGACAAACAAGTTAACAAAGTTTAAAGTCCTGGTGACGACAAAAAGTGCTTAAATACAATCagcacaaaacagttttttagaATCACTCGGCTGCCAACCTGAAGACACAGAGCGGATCACACAGCTTTAAATCCTGATGCAGGAGCAGCTGAAACAGTATTTAACCGTGTCTGACTTGTCTTTGTAGAGAGGTACATAACAAGGGTCTGAAGAAGATGAAACTATAATTTTACAAACTATAATGGAACAAACAACATACTGACGGTCTTTACAGTTTagctaaaatgttttatattgatCTTGCACGAGCAAAGGAAGTGCAGTTATGGGAGCATGAAGGTGTTTACTGCAAATTACGGTACATGGAAATCTGTCcattagattttaaaatgtattttgtccaAAAAAATG
Above is a genomic segment from Micropterus dolomieu isolate WLL.071019.BEF.003 ecotype Adirondacks linkage group LG18, ASM2129224v1, whole genome shotgun sequence containing:
- the LOC123987515 gene encoding uncharacterized protein LOC123987515 isoform X2 — translated: MTQQRCNISRLIFSASISSGLKDFCERTPINGNQKETLKSFFTNGMTRVGSKLIPSAASATGLDTSVIENWIGNYKRSQISKPLSEPRQSKAKVHVRELSPYNLFCRDIFKNKGTMNDIKGRWATLGEDEKNKYFQEAAALRAHGQTQDLSPEMRDARIKMHLKKLKLEVSKLEDLGVETAILSFDRQKSSLEVFELSSKGATDFLDTTETVNNFALHFKASSSPATPSTREHVSVLVGKVQDLFNQKYKEAGGTGRLPYQSLVNQGMTINVAGLPTSLTLRKPSFYGRNQLVEILKAAEEISFEISK
- the LOC123987515 gene encoding uncharacterized protein LOC123987515 isoform X1; this encodes MGVISGYQLIYKGQQGPAAPTGRLRRLLSSIHMVNHRQIQEKTPDPIPEESSSPVIGGLLNDAATLQYFALDIFSINFQWIEGLLWLKMAQRERTPINGNQKETLKSFFTNGMTRVGSKLIPSAASATGLDTSVIENWIGNYKRSQISKPLSEPRQSKAKVHVRELSPYNLFCRDIFKNKGTMNDIKGRWATLGEDEKNKYFQEAAALRAHGQTQDLSPEMRDARIKMHLKKLKLEVSKLEDLGVETAILSFDRQKSSLEVFELSSKGATDFLDTTETVNNFALHFKASSSPATPSTREHVSVLVGKVQDLFNQKYKEAGGTGRLPYQSLVNQGMTINVAGLPTSLTLRKPSFYGRNQLVEILKAAEEISFEISK